In Monodelphis domestica isolate mMonDom1 chromosome 3, mMonDom1.pri, whole genome shotgun sequence, the following proteins share a genomic window:
- the LOC100027676 gene encoding T-box-containing protein TBX6L-like, producing the protein MAPRGTPAPGPHSPISASLEDVDLWTEFYRVGTEMVITKSGRRMFPQCKIRLSGLVPYLKYVVLADFVSVDNFRYKWAKDQWEVAGKAEPQLPGRSYIHPDSPAYGSHWMKEPVSFHKMKLTNNTLDQHGHIILHSMHRYQPRFLVAQADDLFNVCWNLFQVFSFPQTVFISVTAYQNEQITKLKIDNNPFAKGFREQGRKPRRALRFSPGRGLTKERLRELVSSPEPERSGLTKEDAADQAEARGGSGPVSSSRFSPLWGPRELNQTEGPPGEAAGTSPGPYPVYRFQDFSPGLWEAVPGSDGRPRPEPEVRLPPHGPPYPAYGPEAGPGPWLVPALDGAAPGASADWAQRPILSYACW; encoded by the exons ATGGCCCCAAGGGGCACACCAGCTCCGGGCCCCCACAGCCCCATCTCTGCCTCCCTGGAGGATGTGGATCTCTGGACCGAGTTCTATCGGGTTGGCACAGAGATGGTCATCACCAAATCTGGCAG ACGAATGTTCCCCCAGTGCAAAATCAGGCTCTCTGGCTTGGTCCCTTACCTCAAGTACGTGGTACTGGCCGACTTTGTGTCTGTGGACAACTTCCGGTATAAG TGGGCCAAAGACCAGTGGGAAGTGGCGGGCAAGGCTGAGCCTCAGCTCCCTGGCCGCTCCTACATCCACCCAGACTCGCCGGCCTATGGCAGCCACTGGATGAAGGAGCCCGTGTCCTTCCACAAAATGAAGCTCACCAACAACACGCTGGACCAGCACGGCCAC ATCATTCTCCATTCCATGCACCGCTACCAGCCCCGCTTCCTCGTGGCCCAGGCTGATGACCTCTTCAATGTCTGCTGGAATCTCTTCCAAGTCTTTAGCTTCCCCCAGACGGTCTTCATCTCCGTCACGGCCTACCAGAATGAGCAG ATCACGAAGCTCAAGATCGACAACAATCCCTTTGCAAAAGGATTCCGGGAACAAGGGAGGAAGCCGAGGAG GGCCCTCAGATTCAGCCCAGGCCGGGGCCTGACGAAGGAGCGGCTCAGGGAGCTTGTGTCCAGCCCGGAGCCAGAGCGGTCTG GTCTGACTAAGGAGGACGCTGCGGACCAGGCTGAGGCCAGGGGAGGCTCCGGGCCGGTCAGCAGCAGCAGGTTCTCCCCACTCTGGGGGCCCCGGGAGCTGAACCAGACAGAGGGGCCACCAGGAGAAGCAGCGGGGACCAGCCCTGGCCCTTACCCCGTGTACAG GTTCCAGGACTTCAGCCCCGGCCTGTGGGAAGCGGTTCCTGGCAGCGATGGGCGGCCCAGGCCGGAGCCAGAGGTCCGTCTCCCCCCGCACGGTCCCCCGTACCCGGCGTACGGCCCGGAGGCCGGGCCCGGCCCGTGGCTGGTCCCTGCCCTGGACGGCGCTGCCCCCGGGGCCTCCGCAGACTGGGCCCAGCGCCCCATCCTGTCCTACGCGTGCTGGTGA